GTAATGCTACTGTAACTACAATTTCTGCTCTTTCACTTTCACAACCATTTGCATTAACGCTAGAAACCCAATACGAGGTAGAACTAACTGTCGTGGTATCTGGTGTAGGTGCTGTTGTTGTTCCGGTACCCCCCGTTTCAGTAGTGTACCAAAATAAATCTGTACCATTTGTACCTGTTGTAGCTGTTAATGGTGATGCCGTATCACCTTGGCTATATGTTACTGGTGTAGTAACTGTTGCTTCAGAAGGTATTATTGAACCTGTAGTTACTGGAGAGTTAGCTAACCAGTTTGAAGTTGTGCTTGTTAAATCAAAATTTGTTAATGTTCCATTATTTGCACCTGTTGCATCTATAGCTGTAGTCTCTGAAGTGTTATTTGCTGAATTGGCACCTTGATTAAAATTGTAGTAGGCTATTAAACCTGTTTCAGTACCTTGTAATTCGCAATTTTTACTTCCGTTAATTTGTTCTGCTGTTCTGGCAATATTCCAAATACGAACTTCGTCTAAATTCCCTGTATAATACCTCCCAGGCATTTCTAAATTTTCTCCAATGGCTACTGCAATCGTATTATTAATATTGATATCTCCGCTTCCTGCAATACTTCCGCTAGGAGAGCCATCTATATATATTGTTGCTTCTATACCATTGTAAGTAGCTGCAACATGATGCCACGTGTTATCTATTACGCTTACGGTTGAGGAAACATCTCCGAAACCACCGCTTCCTGCAAAATTTAAAGTTCCATTAGTATTTAAAGCTATTCGCCAACTATAGTCACCTTTTGCTATTAGGGTATCCCATTGCTCAGGTGTAACTCCAGATTTCATCCAGAATTCTATAGTCATATTATTTGTTAAATCAAAGGTAGACACTATTGGTAATGTGATATAATCATCCACACCATCAAAATTTAAATGTGTTGCAGGTAATGCTACTGTAACTACAATTTCTGCTCTTTCACTTTCACAACCATTTGCATTAACGCTAGAAACATAGTAAGTAGTATTTCCAAGCGTTGTAGTTGAAGGTGTTGGCGCATTTACTGAACCAGTTCCTCCCGTTGCATCTGTATACCATAATAAACTTATACCATTTGTACCTGGTGTTGCAGTTAATGCTGTTGCTGTGTCATCTTGTGCATATGCTATTGGTGAAACAACATCTGGCGGAGAAGAAAGTGAAGTTATTGGAGAACCAGCCAACCAATTTGAAGATGTTCCAGTTAAAGCGAAATTAGTTAATGGCCCATTATGCCCATTTCCCGTTACATCAGTTAAAGTAGTTGCATTAGTATTTTCGCCTGCATCAATACCTTTATTGAATTGATAATAGGCAACTAAACCCGACTCATTACATTGTATTTCACCGTCTTTTGCACTATTAATTTCTGCAGCAGTTCTTATTACATCCCAAATACGAAGTTCATCTATAGAGCCAGTAAAATATGGAGTAAAATGGTTTCCAATTCCTAAACCCCCAATTGAAATTGAAAAAGTACCGAATGAACCTGAATTATCTAAAACACCATCAATGTATAAGTTACATAAACCATTAGTAGCTGGCGAGCTCATTGTTACTGCAACATGATGCCAACTATTATCATCTATATTTTGATTAGATGTAAGATTAAAACCTCCATAACCATGTCTATTTGCTGAGTATTGTAACTTTCCATTACTTACTGCAAAAGAGCTATTATCATAGGTGGAAGTATTATATACAATCGTTCCGTTGGTTTCCGTTTTTATCCAAGTTTCAATAGTATAATCGGTCATAGAATTAAATGAATTAGCTAATCCGATAATATCGTTTTGACCATCAAAATTTAAATATTCGGCTTGACTTTGTGCATTACTAAAAGAAATGCTTAAAAAGAGTAGTGTTAAAAAATAAAATTTTTTCATAAAATTTGGTTTAAAGTTATTTTTAAGGGTTTTTAAAGCCGCAAATTTATATTATGAAATATATTTTGAGTAGCCCATTCGGACAAAAGAGTAGCCCGTTCGGACAAATAAACGGATTTTTAAGTATTTTGTCGATTATTTTGAAATTTGTTGACTAAGCTATATGTGGTTTTATTGACCACTTGGAGTAGGGAATAGTAGTGTTTTTATAATATTATTCAGGCTTTTGGTCTAACATACTATCCGAACGCAATTCTGAAGGGAGTTTTCCGTGTTTTTTTTTAAAGGTTGCACTAAATTTACTGGAACTATCATAACCCACTTCTTTTGCTATATGCTTAATTTGCATAGTGGTATTAAGGACGAGCTGCATAGCAAGTTCCATTTTTTTATCAATATTATATTGAAGTATTGATGTGCCGTAAACCGATTTAAAATCCGCTTTTAGTTTAGAAGAAGACATATTGAATGCTTTGGCAAGTGCGTCAATCCCAATAAAAGGGGTGGATAATTTTGTAGAAATCATCGATTCGCACTTTGCAATAGTTTTGTAATCTACAGAGCTTTTTTCTTGGTAATTATCAGTTCTAGTATCTGCAAAAACATTTTTAAAAAAGGTAGATATTATACTTAATGTTTGTGCTTTTAGTATGGTGGTGTTAAAAGCATCCTTATTAAATGTTTTGAAGGTATGTAATATTTCATGCGACAAATTTTCAGCATTAGGTACAATATCTTGATAAGAAATAAACCCTTTGCTTGAATCTAAAAATTTTTTAAAAGGAATTTTACGGTCCAATATGTCTAGTGGTACATGTTTTTCTAACCAGCTAGGACTTATGTAATAGATGTAAAATTGGCATTTTGATCCTTTATAAAAACAAGCACCTACATCGGTTCCTGGTTTTTTAAAACTCCAGAATTTGTTTTGAAAAGGGACTTTGTCTATAAATACATTTTGAAGTTTAACCTCGCTTTCAAATACAGTAAAAGTTATTGAATAGTGATCGCTAGGAATTCCATTGGCATAATTAGATTTAATAACGGTATCGTACTTAAACTTTAAATTAGTGATAGTGAGCCATAAACCCTCTTCAATTTGTCTATAATGCATTTCTCCATTAATAAATGGATTGTTTCTGTAAACTACCTGCTCTTCAGCAGCATGTTTACTTCCTGGTGTTTTTATAGTTGACTCTATAAATAATTCGGGTGTGTTTGCTAAATAAGGAAATTCAAAAAAACCATCTTTATAGAA
The window above is part of the Algibacter sp. L3A6 genome. Proteins encoded here:
- a CDS encoding helix-turn-helix transcriptional regulator, with the protein product MNLSKWYQLIKPNFRFYKDGFFEFPYLANTPELFIESTIKTPGSKHAAEEQVVYRNNPFINGEMHYRQIEEGLWLTITNLKFKYDTVIKSNYANGIPSDHYSITFTVFESEVKLQNVFIDKVPFQNKFWSFKKPGTDVGACFYKGSKCQFYIYYISPSWLEKHVPLDILDRKIPFKKFLDSSKGFISYQDIVPNAENLSHEILHTFKTFNKDAFNTTILKAQTLSIISTFFKNVFADTRTDNYQEKSSVDYKTIAKCESMISTKLSTPFIGIDALAKAFNMSSSKLKADFKSVYGTSILQYNIDKKMELAMQLVLNTTMQIKHIAKEVGYDSSSKFSATFKKKHGKLPSELRSDSMLDQKPE
- a CDS encoding LamG-like jellyroll fold domain-containing protein, with the protein product MKKFYFLTLLFLSISFSNAQSQAEYLNFDGQNDIIGLANSFNSMTDYTIETWIKTETNGTIVYNTSTYDNSSFAVSNGKLQYSANRHGYGGFNLTSNQNIDDNSWHHVAVTMSSPATNGLCNLYIDGVLDNSGSFGTFSISIGGLGIGNHFTPYFTGSIDELRIWDVIRTAAEINSAKDGEIQCNESGLVAYYQFNKGIDAGENTNATTLTDVTGNGHNGPLTNFALTGTSSNWLAGSPITSLSSPPDVVSPIAYAQDDTATALTATPGTNGISLLWYTDATGGTGSVNAPTPSTTTLGNTTYYVSSVNANGCESERAEIVVTVALPATHLNFDGVDDYITLPIVSTFDLTNNMTIEFWMKSGVTPEQWDTLIAKGDYSWRIALNTNGTLNFAGSGGFGDVSSTVSVIDNTWHHVAATYNGIEATIYIDGSPSGSIAGSGDININNTIAVAIGENLEMPGRYYTGNLDEVRIWNIARTAEQINGSKNCELQGTETGLIAYYNFNQGANSANNTSETTAIDATGANNGTLTNFDLTSTTSNWLANSPVTTGSIIPSEATVTTPVTYSQGDTASPLTATTGTNGTDLFWYTTETGGTGTTTAPTPDTTTVSSTSYWVSSVNANGCESERAEIVVTVALPATHLNFGGLNDYVDCGNDPSLQITGNTITLEAYVKFNTFGSEHWLGNIINKAAPTSSGYMLRAGGNGAVNFVVANSGWHELTTPDNTITLDTWFHIAGVYNGTTSKIYIDGIEIASTNIAMGNIGNSNFNVNLGRDPQDTNRGLDAALDEVRIWNIARTAEQINGSKNCELQGTETGLVAYYNFNQGADSSTNTSETAAIDLTVTNNGTLTNFDLTGTTSNWLAGSPITTGSIIPSETTVTTPVTYNQGDTASPLTATTGANGTGLFWYTTETNGTGITTAPTPDTTTAGSTSYWVSSTNDNGCESDRIEIVVTVESTLSSNNFDISNKLKIYPNPATNAINIDVDNLTTAKLQVLDITGKIIKNETLESITNSIDITKYPSGVYMFKIITTEGTTIKKVIKQ